Proteins from a genomic interval of Cygnus atratus isolate AKBS03 ecotype Queensland, Australia unplaced genomic scaffold, CAtr_DNAZoo_HiC_assembly HiC_scaffold_230, whole genome shotgun sequence:
- the LOC118244004 gene encoding uncharacterized protein LOC118244004, producing the protein MKFNLALLLAMALAVAVFRACGLGLCGHRSWERVRVSRSLGTKHQVSNWPCSLGLSSCPSWIRLRLNTMVPSRDPKQRPVGTKRQPSELPYPLGHFWEYLAQGRRVWLLCNNWDAICLLGVGLLALSLWRSVKRYRRQGTVRWASASVGTDHRGKDALDDCALLCRMEANAAVVVRCLKRLYQLRLQELGLPLPRKKAQNKHKKRTVPLHTLRKFI; encoded by the exons ATGAAGTTCAACCTGGCTCTCCTCCTGGCCATGGCTCTGGCCGTGGCTGTGTTCCGCGCATGTGGCCTTGGCCTCTGCGGACACCGCTCCTGGGAAAGGGTCAGGGTCAGCAGGAGCCTTGGCACCAAGCACCAGGTCTCCAACTGGCCCTGCAGCCTCGGCCTttccagctgccccagctggaTCCGGCTCAGGCTGAACACCATGGTCCCTTCACGGGACCCAAAGCAACGTCCCGTCGGCACCAAGCGCCAGCCCTCCGAGCTGCCCTACCCCCTGGGCCACTTCTGGGAATACCTTGCCCAGGGCAGGAGAGTCTGGCTGCTGTGCAATAACTGGGACGCCATCTGCCTCCTCGGCGTGGGGCTGCTTGCCCTCAGCCTCTGGAGAAGTGTGAAGAGATACAGGAGACAG GGAACGGTCCGGTGGGCCTCAGCTTCCGTGGGGACAGACCACCGGGGAAAGGACGCTCTGGATGATTGTGCCTTGCTCTGCCGGATGGAGGCCAATGCTGCTGTCGTGGTGAGGTGCCTGAAGCGCCTCTACCAGCTCCGCCTGCAAGAGCTTGGGCTCCCACTGCCGAGGAAGAAGGCACAAAACAAGCACAAGAAAAGAACAGTCCCCTTGCATACCCTCCGCAAATTCATCTAG